From the genome of Colwellia psychrerythraea 34H, one region includes:
- a CDS encoding peptidoglycan glycosyltransferase FtsI, with amino-acid sequence MNKKAAKNNNPLNTAPWRYYLVLAVVALIYISLMARTAYIQIIEPEMLKKQGDLRSLRVAANTVQRGSIVDRNGAELAISVPVETVWADPKIIMDNNAIAMTKHWQALADVLDQDINKLIARVVKNPRKRFIYLERKISPAMASYIKELKIPGIHLRKESKRFYPTGEISAHLIGFTNVDDKGIEGIERMYDDLLTGTGGAKRFRKDAKGRKIEIISVEEPEQAQDITLSIDQRIQAIAYKELKGAVQAFKATSGSVVVANIHTGEILAMTNSPSYNPNNRRNTAIHRFRNRAITDIYEPGSTMKPLTALTALEFGSAKANSIINTSPGWMRLGGRRVSDPINRGKLSIEEILVTSSNMGTTKLALSVPKDYLLTKFFDAGFADDTGTNLVGESVGMMHDRSRWSKFELATLSWGAGLAITPAQLTRFYMALANGGIKRKLTIVKSSDKTTDPEDQERIFSAKNSLAITHMLEAVVDEHVPKAKIDGYRVGGKTGTSIKAVAGGYGNDYVALFAGIAPISNPEIVVVVVINEPSGDLYHGGEVAAPVFSRVMKGALRVLNVAPDAQKSRTASKHIKLTHPAQKPVAGEHHA; translated from the coding sequence GTGAATAAAAAAGCAGCCAAAAACAATAACCCACTAAATACCGCCCCATGGCGTTATTATTTAGTGCTGGCTGTTGTTGCTCTTATTTATATCAGTTTGATGGCGCGAACCGCTTATATCCAAATTATTGAACCTGAAATGCTGAAAAAACAAGGCGACTTACGCTCTTTACGCGTTGCCGCTAATACGGTTCAACGCGGCTCTATTGTTGATCGAAATGGTGCTGAACTCGCTATTAGTGTACCGGTTGAAACTGTTTGGGCTGATCCTAAGATTATTATGGATAATAATGCCATCGCTATGACCAAACATTGGCAAGCCCTCGCAGATGTACTCGATCAAGATATAAATAAATTGATCGCTCGTGTAGTTAAAAACCCACGTAAACGTTTTATTTATCTCGAACGTAAAATTTCGCCAGCTATGGCGAGTTACATCAAAGAATTAAAAATCCCAGGAATACATTTACGTAAGGAATCAAAGCGTTTTTACCCTACCGGTGAAATTAGTGCTCACCTTATTGGTTTCACCAATGTGGATGATAAAGGCATTGAAGGCATCGAGCGCATGTATGATGACTTACTCACGGGGACAGGTGGCGCTAAACGCTTTAGAAAAGATGCTAAAGGGCGAAAAATTGAAATTATCTCTGTTGAAGAACCAGAACAAGCGCAAGATATTACCTTAAGTATCGACCAACGAATTCAAGCGATTGCTTATAAAGAACTTAAAGGTGCTGTGCAGGCATTTAAAGCGACTTCTGGCTCAGTAGTGGTAGCAAATATCCATACCGGTGAGATATTGGCCATGACGAATAGCCCATCGTATAATCCAAATAACCGTCGTAACACAGCAATTCATCGCTTTAGAAATCGCGCCATTACTGATATCTACGAGCCTGGATCTACCATGAAACCACTCACTGCGTTAACGGCGTTAGAGTTTGGTTCAGCTAAAGCTAATTCTATTATAAATACCAGCCCTGGTTGGATGCGTTTAGGCGGACGTCGAGTAAGCGATCCTATTAACCGTGGTAAGTTATCAATTGAAGAAATTTTGGTCACTTCATCAAATATGGGTACCACTAAATTGGCGCTCTCTGTGCCAAAGGATTATTTGTTAACTAAATTTTTTGATGCGGGTTTTGCTGATGATACAGGCACTAACCTAGTTGGTGAGAGCGTTGGCATGATGCATGATAGAAGCCGTTGGTCTAAGTTCGAATTAGCAACCCTCTCTTGGGGCGCGGGACTTGCGATTACTCCTGCGCAATTAACACGTTTTTACATGGCTCTGGCTAATGGTGGAATAAAACGTAAATTAACCATTGTTAAAAGCAGTGATAAAACGACTGACCCAGAAGATCAAGAAAGAATTTTTTCTGCCAAGAATAGTCTCGCTATTACTCATATGCTTGAAGCTGTGGTAGATGAACATGTACCAAAAGCAAAAATTGATGGTTATCGTGTCGGTGGTAAAACTGGCACTTCAATTAAAGCAGTTGCTGGTGGTTATGGTAATGATTACGTTGCTTTATTTGCCGGTATTGCACCTATTTCTAATCCTGAAATAGTTGTCGTTGTGGTCATTAACGAACCAAGTGGTGACCTTTATCATGGTGGCGAAGTCGCCGCACCGGTATTTTCACGGGTGATGAAAGGTGCTTTACGTGT
- the ftsL gene encoding cell division protein FtsL, which translates to MAARALVFDIWQDIVRYSVTYILLLFVVMSSFSVIYYSHINRQTTSELEVLLSQKDDLNIEWRNLLLEQSSLAEHSAIESKAKNLLDMKRPNGNSEVIVTLE; encoded by the coding sequence ATGGCTGCGCGTGCCTTAGTTTTTGATATTTGGCAAGATATTGTCCGTTATAGCGTTACTTATATTTTGTTGTTGTTTGTCGTGATGTCTTCGTTTTCTGTGATCTATTACAGTCATATCAATAGACAGACAACCAGTGAACTTGAAGTCTTATTGTCACAAAAAGATGACTTAAATATTGAATGGCGCAATTTATTATTAGAACAAAGTAGTTTGGCTGAGCACAGCGCAATTGAGAGTAAAGCAAAAAACTTATTGGATATGAAACGTCCGAATGGAAATTCGGAAGTGATTGTCACCTTGGAATAA
- the rsmH gene encoding 16S rRNA (cytosine(1402)-N(4))-methyltransferase RsmH, translating into MELDTTHISVLLNEAVDGLAITDDGCYIDCTFGRGGHSSVILSKLSDNGRLIAIDRDPTAITAAEKFKDDKRFLIEHQGFAALAEIAEKHELTGKVDGILLDLGVSSPQLDEAERGFSFMKDGPLDMRMDTSKGQTAAEWLAVADVEDITWVLRTFGEEKHAWRIANAIVDTREETPLTRTSQLAKLIKTTAPQREIKKHPATRSFQAIRMYINSELDQIEKALVASLDVLAEGGRLVVISFHSLEDRLVKQFMKKHSQGKKVPRGLPISEIELNKGKKLSLVGRRLKPSQTEVEENVRSRSSVLRVAERLERNTD; encoded by the coding sequence ATGGAACTAGACACCACTCATATCTCAGTGTTGCTCAATGAAGCCGTTGATGGCTTAGCTATAACCGATGACGGTTGTTATATCGATTGTACTTTCGGTCGCGGCGGTCACTCTTCAGTCATTCTTTCTAAGTTATCAGACAATGGACGTTTAATCGCCATTGATCGTGATCCTACAGCAATTACCGCCGCTGAAAAGTTCAAAGATGATAAGCGTTTTTTGATTGAGCACCAAGGCTTTGCTGCTTTGGCTGAAATTGCAGAAAAGCACGAGTTAACTGGTAAGGTTGACGGTATTTTGCTTGATCTTGGCGTATCTTCTCCTCAACTTGACGAAGCTGAACGCGGTTTCAGCTTCATGAAAGATGGTCCACTCGATATGCGTATGGATACCAGTAAAGGCCAGACAGCAGCAGAATGGCTAGCGGTTGCCGATGTTGAGGACATCACTTGGGTATTACGTACTTTTGGTGAAGAAAAACATGCATGGCGAATCGCCAATGCTATTGTTGATACCCGAGAAGAAACACCATTAACTAGAACAAGCCAATTAGCAAAACTCATTAAAACTACTGCTCCTCAAAGAGAAATAAAAAAGCATCCAGCAACACGAAGCTTTCAAGCTATTCGTATGTATATTAATAGTGAATTGGATCAAATAGAGAAAGCCCTTGTTGCTTCTCTTGACGTGCTAGCAGAAGGCGGACGTCTTGTTGTTATTAGTTTTCATTCACTTGAAGATCGTTTAGTTAAACAGTTTATGAAAAAACATTCCCAAGGTAAAAAAGTTCCACGTGGCTTACCTATAAGTGAAATTGAATTAAATAAGGGCAAAAAACTTTCTTTAGTTGGTCGTAGGTTAAAACCAAGTCAAACGGAAGTTGAAGAAAATGTTCGCTCTCGCAGTTCAGTATTACGTGTTGCAGAGCGTTTAGAAAGAAACACTGATTAG
- the mraZ gene encoding division/cell wall cluster transcriptional repressor MraZ, with the protein MFRGTSAITLDSKNRITIPTKYREELFADCQGKMVCTVDIQHPCLLLYPLPEWEEIELKLCNLSSMNPQERLLQQVILGNASDCEMDKNGRLLINGPLRQHASLEKNVMLVGQLKKFEIWHDTAWQSQMLQGISKIQSGEIELTERLLDLSL; encoded by the coding sequence ATGTTTAGAGGCACTAGCGCAATTACGCTTGACAGCAAAAATAGGATCACGATACCTACTAAGTATCGCGAAGAGCTATTTGCTGATTGCCAAGGAAAAATGGTCTGTACGGTTGATATTCAACATCCGTGTTTATTACTTTACCCGCTACCCGAATGGGAAGAAATTGAATTAAAGCTGTGCAATCTATCAAGCATGAACCCGCAAGAGCGTTTATTGCAGCAAGTTATTTTAGGTAATGCTAGTGACTGCGAGATGGATAAAAACGGCAGACTATTAATAAACGGTCCTTTAAGACAGCATGCAAGTTTAGAAAAAAATGTCATGCTTGTTGGTCAATTGAAAAAATTTGAAATTTGGCATGACACAGCATGGCAATCGCAAATGCTTCAGGGCATTAGCAAAATACAATCGGGTGAAATTGAATTGACTGAACGCCTACTAGATTTATCACTTTAG
- a CDS encoding acyl-CoA dehydrogenase C-terminal domain-containing protein — MAEYKVPLKEMSFLLYEVFKADDMWQKLPKLAEQVDKETAQAILQECAKIAEQELDPIARQGDEIGVSFKDGVVTTAPGYKEAFNTYAEGGWTALGGDVNYGGMGMPKMLTAMHEEMLCSADISFALYPVLTAGAALSLAKHGSDELKERYLTRMYAGDWSASMCLTESHSGSDLGIIRTKAIPQDDGSYSITGNKIFITGGEHDLTENIVHLVLAKLPDAPAGPRGISLFLVPKFNVNDDETLGEYNNVSCGSIEHKMGIHASATCVMNFDDSKGFLIGELNKGLACMFTMMNFERIGVGIQGLSAAVRSYQNALEYAKDRLQGRALDSKTNGVKNPDQEADSIMVHGDVRRMLLNMKALNEGSRALSSYISMQLDYATYAEGEEQVKGETLAALMTPIAKAFFTDLGFENTVAGQQVFGGHGYIREWGQEQLVRDARITQIYEGTNGIQAMDLLMRKVAGSKGAMLKVFTDEVNTFIESCSHDQAMSEFITPLAAAVTDLTELTTDLLSKSQDDINELGASANDYLHVFGYTAMAFVWAKMAQVSLSQQQNNGESGEDFYQSKVHTARYFFTRLLPRRLSLIASAKSGCECLFAIDDELF; from the coding sequence ATGGCTGAGTATAAAGTTCCGTTAAAAGAGATGAGTTTTTTGCTTTATGAAGTATTTAAAGCGGATGATATGTGGCAAAAACTACCTAAATTAGCGGAGCAAGTTGATAAAGAAACAGCTCAAGCTATTTTACAAGAATGTGCCAAAATTGCTGAACAAGAACTTGATCCTATTGCTCGTCAAGGTGATGAAATTGGTGTGAGTTTTAAAGATGGTGTCGTTACCACTGCTCCTGGTTATAAAGAAGCGTTTAATACTTATGCTGAGGGAGGCTGGACTGCACTTGGCGGTGATGTTAACTATGGCGGCATGGGTATGCCAAAAATGTTAACTGCGATGCATGAAGAAATGTTGTGTAGCGCCGATATATCTTTTGCGCTTTATCCAGTGCTTACCGCAGGTGCGGCACTATCATTAGCAAAACATGGTAGTGATGAATTAAAAGAGCGCTATTTAACGCGCATGTATGCGGGTGATTGGTCTGCATCTATGTGTTTAACTGAATCACATTCTGGCTCTGATCTTGGCATTATCCGTACCAAAGCTATCCCGCAAGATGATGGTAGTTATAGCATTACGGGTAACAAAATATTTATCACGGGCGGTGAGCATGATCTTACTGAAAATATTGTTCATTTAGTCTTAGCAAAATTACCGGATGCACCAGCTGGACCTCGTGGTATTTCTCTATTTTTAGTGCCTAAATTTAATGTTAATGATGATGAAACGCTTGGTGAATATAACAATGTTAGTTGTGGCTCTATAGAACATAAAATGGGTATTCATGCCTCGGCAACTTGCGTCATGAATTTTGATGATTCAAAAGGTTTCTTAATTGGTGAACTAAATAAAGGCTTAGCATGTATGTTCACCATGATGAACTTTGAACGAATTGGTGTCGGTATCCAAGGTTTGAGTGCTGCAGTACGTTCTTATCAAAATGCGCTAGAGTACGCGAAAGACAGGTTACAAGGTCGAGCACTTGATAGTAAAACTAATGGTGTTAAAAATCCTGATCAAGAAGCCGACTCTATCATGGTTCATGGTGATGTTCGTCGTATGCTTTTAAATATGAAAGCACTGAATGAAGGATCACGCGCGCTTTCTAGTTATATTTCTATGCAACTGGATTACGCTACTTATGCTGAAGGCGAAGAACAAGTTAAAGGTGAAACATTAGCAGCATTGATGACACCTATTGCCAAAGCATTTTTCACCGATTTAGGTTTTGAAAATACAGTTGCGGGTCAACAAGTTTTTGGTGGCCATGGTTACATTCGTGAATGGGGTCAAGAGCAATTAGTACGTGATGCTCGAATTACCCAAATATACGAAGGCACCAATGGCATTCAAGCCATGGATTTATTAATGCGCAAAGTAGCTGGTTCAAAAGGTGCTATGCTAAAAGTGTTTACTGATGAAGTGAATACTTTCATTGAAAGCTGTTCACACGATCAAGCCATGAGTGAATTTATTACCCCTTTAGCTGCAGCCGTAACTGATTTAACTGAGTTAACGACTGATTTATTGTCTAAGTCACAAGATGACATAAATGAATTAGGCGCATCGGCAAATGACTATTTACATGTCTTTGGTTATACGGCGATGGCATTTGTTTGGGCGAAAATGGCACAAGTTTCTTTGTCACAGCAACAGAACAACGGTGAAAGCGGTGAAGATTTTTATCAAAGTAAAGTGCATACTGCTCGATATTTCTTTACTCGATTATTGCCACGTCGACTTTCATTAATTGCATCAGCAAAATCAGGCTGTGAATGTTTGTTTGCTATTGATGATGAGCTATTCTAA
- a CDS encoding Dyp-type peroxidase, which yields MAREQFGICAEPNLHGNYLLFNALDDKNAFIRAAISRLPKLFDNYSDQFSEANLIGVVAIGDAYWDEFYPQARPAMLAPFPAMHSDDRVAPTNSYDIYIEIRSDRADVNHIVSTKVCELLGDSVELIEQVQAFRFLDGRDLTGFVDGTENPQGLHRREVALVKEQDDINFTGGSYLHTQRYQHNLTLWGSLAEHEQEDVYGRTKLDNVEYDSEDKALTAHTKRTSLKDEQGNSIEIVRQSMPYGDMKRKGLFFVSYCQSPKPFETMLKSMIHGDGHGNSDHLLKYTQAETGSAFFAPSLTFLAHVADID from the coding sequence TTATTTAACGCACTCGATGATAAGAATGCATTTATTCGTGCGGCAATTTCTCGTCTACCCAAGCTTTTTGATAATTATTCTGATCAGTTTTCAGAAGCAAACCTTATTGGCGTTGTCGCTATTGGTGATGCTTATTGGGATGAATTTTATCCCCAAGCACGTCCAGCGATGTTAGCGCCATTTCCTGCAATGCATAGTGATGACAGAGTTGCACCGACAAATAGTTATGATATTTATATTGAAATTCGCAGTGATCGCGCCGATGTTAATCATATTGTCAGCACTAAGGTGTGTGAGTTACTCGGTGATAGTGTTGAATTAATTGAACAAGTACAAGCTTTTAGATTTTTAGATGGCAGAGATTTAACTGGTTTTGTTGATGGTACTGAAAACCCTCAAGGTTTACATCGTCGAGAAGTCGCTTTGGTTAAAGAGCAAGATGATATTAACTTTACTGGCGGTAGTTATTTGCACACTCAACGGTATCAACATAATTTAACACTTTGGGGATCGCTGGCTGAACATGAACAAGAAGATGTTTATGGTCGAACCAAACTAGATAACGTTGAATATGATAGCGAAGATAAGGCACTGACTGCGCATACTAAACGTACCAGCCTTAAAGATGAGCAAGGAAATAGTATTGAAATTGTCAGGCAAAGCATGCCTTATGGCGACATGAAGCGTAAAGGCTTATTTTTTGTGTCGTATTGTCAGTCACCTAAGCCCTTTGAAACTATGCTTAAAAGCATGATTCATGGTGATGGGCATGGTAATTCAGATCATTTACTTAAATATACCCAAGCCGAAACGGGCAGTGCTTTTTTTGCGCCGAGTTTGACCTTTCTTGCTCATGTTGCAGATATTGACTAA